From one Brachypodium distachyon strain Bd21 chromosome 4, Brachypodium_distachyon_v3.0, whole genome shotgun sequence genomic stretch:
- the LOC112268822 gene encoding uncharacterized protein LOC112268822 has translation MVGYSVKLSSRKAVDVKASRMIRWERENSKLHLQRTHGTAGYREKLEFATNFADEISQGLLFEMADKIPLLAEIIRIGSLMDFQDAAIEYSLKSKNLQLFPEDEAFLDTTSLGDSKSC, from the exons ATGGTGGGGTACTCTGTGAAACTGTCTTCTCGGAAGGCTGTGGATGTGAAGGCCAGCCGAATGATCCGGTGGGAGAGGGAGAACTCGAAGCTGCACTTGCAGCGAACCCATGGTACAGCTGGTTACAGGGAAAAGCTTGAGTTTGCGACAAACTTCGCGGATGAGATATCTCAAGGATTGCTCTTTGAGATGGCAGACAAGATCCCTTTGCTTGCCGAAATCATCAGAATCGGCAGCTTAATGGACTTCCAGGATGCTGCTATCGAGTACTCGTTGAAATCGAAGAACCTGCAGCTGTTCCCTGAAGATGAAGCTTTCCTGGATACCACGTCGCTCG GTGACAGCAAGAGCTGTTAG